One segment of Thermosulfurimonas sp. F29 DNA contains the following:
- a CDS encoding purine-nucleoside phosphorylase — protein MDKDYFTRVEEARDFLAGKLPFRPEILLVLGTGLSGLGERIKALLRLPYREIPHFPVSTVESHAGELVVGHLAGKRVAAFRGRFHYYEGYSTREITLPVRVLSLLGARILVVSNAAGGLNLDFRPGDLMLLRDHINLIPDNPLRGPNREDWGPRFPDLSEAYSSRLREILREAARELGETIREGVYVAVPGPSLETPAETRFLRLIGADAVGMSTVPEVIVAVHAGMEVLGISVIANVNDPDNFQPILLEEVIARAQAAENRLTRLIERFIEKL, from the coding sequence ATGGATAAGGATTACTTCACCCGGGTGGAGGAAGCCCGCGATTTTCTCGCCGGGAAATTACCCTTCCGCCCCGAGATTCTCCTGGTGCTGGGCACCGGGCTTTCCGGCCTGGGAGAGCGCATAAAAGCGCTCTTGCGACTTCCCTACCGGGAGATCCCCCACTTCCCGGTCTCCACCGTGGAAAGTCACGCCGGGGAGCTGGTGGTGGGGCATCTTGCGGGCAAAAGGGTGGCGGCCTTCAGGGGACGATTTCATTACTACGAGGGATATTCCACCAGGGAGATCACGCTTCCGGTGCGGGTGTTAAGTCTCCTCGGAGCGCGAATCCTGGTGGTCTCGAACGCCGCCGGGGGGCTCAATCTGGACTTTCGTCCCGGCGACCTCATGCTCCTCCGGGATCACATCAACCTCATCCCCGACAATCCCCTCCGGGGTCCCAACCGGGAGGACTGGGGTCCGCGTTTCCCGGACCTTTCCGAAGCCTATTCCTCCCGCCTGCGGGAGATCCTCCGGGAAGCGGCCCGGGAACTGGGGGAAACGATCCGGGAGGGGGTCTATGTGGCCGTGCCCGGGCCTAGTCTCGAGACCCCGGCGGAGACCCGTTTCCTGCGTCTTATCGGGGCCGATGCGGTGGGGATGTCCACGGTGCCGGAGGTCATCGTGGCCGTGCACGCCGGGATGGAGGTTCTGGGGATATCCGTGATCGCCAATGTGAACGATCCGGACAACTTTCAACCCATCCTCCTGGAAGAGGTCATCGCCCGGGCCCAGGCCGCCGAGAACCGTTTGACGCGCCTTATCGAGAGGTTTATAGAGAAACTATGA
- a CDS encoding YHS domain-containing protein, whose translation MIRLILLLILVLLVLWSVRGLVEDLKALFHGEGRERKRTPLSDELVRDPVCGVYCPKSTAYKLKKEGETYYFCSEKCRERFLQSS comes from the coding sequence ATGATCCGGCTCATTCTTCTTCTGATACTTGTCCTGCTGGTGCTGTGGTCCGTGCGGGGCCTGGTGGAGGATCTTAAGGCCCTTTTCCACGGGGAAGGACGGGAGAGGAAGAGGACGCCGCTTTCCGACGAACTGGTGAGGGATCCGGTTTGCGGGGTTTACTGTCCCAAGAGCACGGCTTATAAACTCAAAAAGGAGGGGGAAACCTACTATTTTTGCAGCGAAAAATGTCGCGAGCGATTCTTGCAGTCCTCCTAG
- a CDS encoding fumarylacetoacetate hydrolase family protein has translation MKIVRFRWRDLEGWGRLEGERILGLPGVEEAVRVPEEGVPLTEVRLLPPTVPTKIVAVGLNYRDHAEELGLPVPDEPLIFLKPPSAVIGPEDPILLPRKIGRVDYEAELAVVIGKVTRKIRPEEASRHILGYTCFNDVTARDLQKKDGQWTRAKSFDTFAPLGPWIETDLDPSALRIRAYLNGRIVQDSSTEKLIFPVNELVSFISHIMTLYPGDVIATGTPPGVGPLSPGDVVEVEVEGVGRLANFVRES, from the coding sequence ATGAAGATCGTGCGTTTTCGCTGGAGGGATCTTGAGGGCTGGGGAAGGCTTGAGGGAGAGCGCATTCTGGGTCTTCCGGGGGTGGAGGAAGCGGTCCGGGTGCCGGAGGAGGGGGTGCCGCTTACCGAGGTGCGTCTTCTGCCTCCCACGGTGCCCACCAAGATCGTGGCCGTGGGTCTGAACTATCGCGACCATGCCGAGGAACTGGGCCTTCCGGTGCCGGACGAACCGCTCATTTTCCTTAAACCCCCTTCGGCGGTGATCGGGCCGGAGGATCCCATCCTGCTCCCCCGAAAGATCGGTCGGGTGGATTACGAGGCGGAGCTGGCGGTGGTGATCGGGAAGGTCACCCGGAAGATTCGACCGGAGGAGGCCTCCCGTCACATCCTGGGCTACACCTGCTTCAACGATGTGACCGCCAGGGATCTCCAGAAAAAAGACGGTCAGTGGACCCGGGCCAAGAGCTTCGACACCTTTGCCCCGCTGGGCCCCTGGATAGAGACCGACCTCGACCCCTCCGCCCTGAGGATCCGGGCCTACCTTAACGGTCGGATCGTTCAGGATTCCTCCACGGAAAAACTCATCTTTCCGGTAAACGAGCTGGTGAGCTTCATCTCCCACATCATGACCCTTTATCCGGGAGATGTCATCGCCACCGGGACGCCCCCGGGGGTGGGACCTCTTTCCCCCGGAGATGTGGTGGAGGTGGAGGTGGAAGGGGTGGGTCGGCTGGCCAACTTCGTGCGGGAAAGTTAG
- a CDS encoding Rne/Rng family ribonuclease, producing MAELLINYAPYETRVALVEGGQLVEFYVERPKEKGVVGNIYKGRVVRVLPGMKAAFVEVGLSRTAFLYGGDFLPILEGEELLGESAFVSDRALCEVLREGQEILVQVIKEPVGSKGARLSTNITLPGHYLVYLPYMSHIGISRKIKDEAERERLRSIVEEARPPGTGWIVRTAAEGASAEEIKPEMEFLLSLWEEISTRAERSRAPALIYEELEASLRAVRDLLTREVSSVVIDDREEYRKILDFLSRAAPHLKGCVRLHEGPRDLFETYGLEVDPRRLLSPRVWLKSGGFIVIEPCEAFTAIDVNTGRFVGRRDLEETVFRTNLEAAREIAYQLRLRNIGGLIVIDFIDMEDPGHREEVYQTLKEALKRDRAKTSVKPISDFGLLEMTRERRRESLYEVFLERCPCCGGEGRLKSRRTIGYEIFRRLERMGPHIRGKVVEIRLHPEMAEFLAEEMDYLGEIESRYGFELTVSPESDLPLWEYKFFIKNDRA from the coding sequence TTGGCCGAGCTTCTCATCAATTACGCCCCCTACGAGACACGGGTGGCCCTCGTCGAGGGAGGGCAGCTCGTCGAGTTCTATGTAGAGCGCCCCAAGGAAAAGGGGGTGGTGGGAAACATCTACAAGGGGCGCGTGGTGCGGGTGCTCCCCGGCATGAAGGCCGCCTTCGTGGAGGTGGGGCTTTCCCGCACCGCCTTCCTTTACGGGGGGGATTTCCTGCCCATTCTGGAAGGAGAGGAATTGCTGGGGGAGTCGGCCTTCGTTTCCGATAGGGCCCTCTGCGAGGTCCTCCGGGAGGGACAGGAGATCCTGGTTCAGGTCATAAAAGAGCCCGTGGGCTCCAAAGGGGCGCGTCTTTCCACCAACATAACCCTTCCCGGACACTATCTGGTGTATCTTCCCTACATGAGTCACATAGGCATCTCCCGCAAGATAAAGGACGAGGCCGAGCGGGAGCGTTTGCGTAGCATCGTGGAGGAGGCTCGTCCTCCGGGCACGGGCTGGATCGTGCGCACCGCGGCGGAGGGAGCCTCGGCCGAGGAGATAAAGCCGGAGATGGAATTTCTGCTCTCCCTCTGGGAGGAGATCTCCACCCGCGCGGAGCGTTCCCGGGCCCCGGCCCTGATCTACGAGGAGCTGGAGGCGAGCCTGCGGGCCGTGCGGGACCTCCTCACCCGGGAGGTTTCCTCGGTGGTGATCGACGACCGGGAGGAATACCGGAAGATCCTCGACTTTCTTTCCCGGGCCGCTCCCCACCTCAAGGGATGCGTGCGCCTCCACGAGGGGCCGCGGGATCTCTTCGAAACCTACGGTCTAGAGGTGGACCCCAGGCGTCTCCTCTCCCCGCGGGTATGGCTCAAGTCCGGGGGATTTATCGTTATCGAGCCCTGCGAGGCCTTTACGGCCATCGATGTAAACACCGGACGCTTCGTGGGCCGCAGGGACCTGGAGGAAACCGTCTTCAGGACCAACCTCGAGGCCGCCCGGGAGATCGCCTATCAGCTCCGCCTGCGCAACATCGGCGGCCTCATCGTGATCGACTTCATCGACATGGAGGACCCCGGTCACCGGGAAGAGGTTTACCAGACCCTGAAGGAGGCCCTGAAACGGGATCGGGCCAAGACCTCGGTCAAACCCATCTCCGACTTCGGACTGCTGGAGATGACCAGGGAACGCCGCCGCGAATCCCTTTACGAGGTCTTCCTGGAACGCTGTCCCTGCTGCGGGGGCGAGGGGCGGCTCAAGAGCCGGCGCACCATCGGCTACGAGATTTTTCGGCGCCTGGAGCGCATGGGGCCTCACATCCGGGGTAAGGTGGTGGAGATCCGCCTTCATCCGGAGATGGCCGAATTCCTGGCCGAGGAGATGGACTACCTGGGGGAGATCGAGAGCCGCTACGGCTTTGAGCTGACCGTCTCTCCCGAGAGCGACCTCCCTCTGTGGGAATACAAGTTCTTCATAAAGAACGATCGAGCCTGA
- a CDS encoding LL-diaminopimelate aminotransferase yields MFEFSERLRKLPPYLFVELDRLKAEARAKGMDVIDLGVGDPDLPTPPHIVKAGKRALEKPENHHYPSSVGMMAFREAVVEWFRNRFGVELDPATEVVTLIGSKEAIAHFPLAFVNPGDVVLVPTPAYPVYHIGTLFAGGETYYLPLTAENDFKPDLSAIPGEVLSRARILWINYPNNPTTAVVTREWFAEVVAFAREHRLIVAHDAAYSELYYDGYVPPSILEVPGAKEVAIEFHSLSKTYCMTGWRIGFAVGGAELVKGLVTVKNNVDSGCFQAVQEAGIAALTGPQDCVAEHRRIFDERRRVMLEGLQKLGFEVYPPKATFYLWVRVPEGYTSAEFCARLIKEAGIVVTPGNGFGEPGEGFFRIALTVGKDRLEEALGRLAALNL; encoded by the coding sequence GTGTTCGAGTTTTCGGAGCGTCTAAGGAAGCTTCCCCCTTACCTTTTCGTGGAGCTTGACCGGCTAAAGGCCGAGGCCAGGGCCAAAGGTATGGATGTGATCGATCTCGGTGTGGGGGATCCGGATCTTCCCACCCCTCCCCACATCGTTAAGGCCGGAAAACGGGCCCTGGAAAAACCGGAGAATCACCACTACCCCTCAAGCGTGGGGATGATGGCCTTTCGGGAGGCGGTGGTCGAGTGGTTCAGGAATCGTTTCGGGGTGGAGCTCGACCCCGCCACCGAGGTGGTGACCCTGATCGGGTCCAAGGAGGCCATTGCCCACTTCCCCCTGGCCTTCGTGAATCCCGGGGATGTGGTCCTGGTGCCCACGCCGGCCTACCCGGTCTATCACATCGGAACTCTTTTTGCCGGGGGAGAGACCTACTATCTTCCGCTTACCGCGGAAAACGACTTCAAACCCGATCTTTCGGCCATTCCCGGGGAGGTTCTCTCCCGGGCCAGGATCCTCTGGATCAATTACCCCAACAATCCCACCACCGCGGTGGTTACCCGGGAGTGGTTCGCGGAGGTGGTGGCCTTTGCCCGGGAGCACCGGCTCATCGTGGCCCACGACGCGGCTTACAGCGAGCTTTACTACGACGGGTATGTGCCGCCCAGTATCCTGGAGGTGCCGGGGGCCAAGGAGGTGGCCATCGAGTTTCACAGCCTTTCCAAGACCTACTGCATGACCGGCTGGCGGATCGGTTTTGCCGTGGGAGGGGCCGAGCTGGTGAAGGGGCTCGTGACCGTCAAGAACAATGTGGACTCCGGATGCTTCCAGGCCGTACAGGAGGCCGGCATTGCGGCCCTCACCGGCCCGCAGGACTGTGTGGCCGAGCACCGGCGCATCTTCGACGAGCGGCGACGGGTGATGCTTGAGGGCCTGCAAAAACTCGGCTTCGAGGTCTATCCACCGAAGGCCACCTTTTACCTCTGGGTCAGGGTGCCCGAGGGATACACCTCGGCGGAGTTCTGTGCCCGCCTGATCAAAGAGGCCGGGATCGTGGTTACCCCCGGAAACGGCTTCGGAGAGCCGGGGGAGGGCTTTTTCCGTATTGCGCTCACGGTGGGGAAGGATCGCCTCGAGGAGGCTCTGGGACGCCTGGCGGCCTTAAACCTTTAG
- a CDS encoding lytic transglycosylase domain-containing protein — translation MSRAILAVLLVLGVASWARADIYRYVDSEGRVHFTNVPLGRGWRLYLRTPRRSPSGPLESLFEEVARREGVDAALLKAVARVESGFNPRAVSPKGALGLMQLLPETARLMRVRDPFNPRDNLYGAARFLKRLLREFGDLRLALAAYHAGPDAVRRFRGLPPYPETRRYVQAVLRYYRLYRLRGFSR, via the coding sequence ATGTCGCGAGCGATTCTTGCAGTCCTCCTAGTTCTGGGGGTGGCCTCCTGGGCCCGGGCGGACATTTACCGTTATGTGGATTCCGAGGGAAGGGTCCACTTCACCAATGTGCCCCTGGGGCGGGGGTGGCGTCTTTACCTTCGCACGCCTCGCCGAAGCCCTTCGGGCCCCCTGGAATCTCTTTTCGAGGAGGTGGCCCGGAGGGAGGGGGTGGACGCGGCGCTTCTTAAGGCCGTGGCCCGGGTGGAATCCGGCTTCAATCCCAGGGCCGTGTCCCCCAAGGGGGCCCTAGGTCTCATGCAGCTTCTTCCCGAGACCGCCCGGCTGATGCGGGTGCGGGATCCCTTCAACCCCCGCGACAACCTCTACGGGGCCGCCCGGTTTCTAAAGCGCCTTCTCCGGGAATTCGGCGATCTCAGGCTGGCCCTGGCCGCCTATCACGCCGGCCCCGATGCGGTGCGACGCTTCCGCGGCCTCCCCCCATACCCCGAAACCCGGAGGTATGTGCAGGCGGTCCTTCGTTACTACCGTCTGTATCGTCTTCGCGGTTTTTCCCGATGA
- a CDS encoding cache domain-containing protein — MPRWNPDKRLLEHVHTKFWQPELKDVPEPNLMKEIFPYTDVPYIEFDHRYVPPNPARDIWITDTTFRDGQQARPPYTVEQIVDLYKLMHRLGGPNGVVRQSEFFLYTQKDREAVERCLALGYRYPEVTGWIRARTEDLKLVKEMGLRETGILTSCSDYHIFLKLGKTRREALEGYLAIVKEALSLGIVPRCHFEDVTRADIYGFVVPFAIELMKLREESGIDVKIRLCDTLGLGVPFPEAALPRSVPKLVRVLIEEAGVPGELLEWHGHNDFYKVVINATAAWLYGCAAVNCALLGFGERTGNTPLEAMIFEYISLRGTHNGVDTRVITEIADYYREVLGEKIPANQPFVGSEFNATRAGIHIDGLLKNEEIYNPFDTKKLLNRPVGIIITDKSGTAGIAYWINTHFHLKGDKQIDKRHPGVAKIYKHIIKQYEAGRITSISNEEMMQLVRKYIPELFVSDLDRMKARAEKLLTSLAEELAERSEIRSMDPEKIVPVLREFLEEHPYIQFIYVVNSEGRRITPLITHVEDRGRYEHLLKDEDYSDRPWFLEPFKTGRVYVSDFYSSKVTGALCLTVSAPIRDRYEEIVGILGMDIRFKELLKMEEEDEEEHT, encoded by the coding sequence ATGCCCAGGTGGAATCCGGACAAGAGGCTTCTCGAGCATGTGCACACCAAGTTCTGGCAGCCGGAACTGAAGGATGTCCCCGAACCCAATCTCATGAAGGAGATCTTCCCCTACACGGATGTGCCCTACATCGAGTTCGATCATCGCTATGTCCCCCCGAATCCGGCCCGGGACATCTGGATAACCGACACCACCTTCCGCGACGGTCAGCAGGCTCGTCCCCCCTATACCGTGGAACAGATCGTGGATCTCTACAAGCTCATGCACCGGCTGGGAGGGCCGAACGGGGTGGTGCGGCAGAGCGAGTTCTTCCTCTATACCCAGAAGGATCGCGAGGCCGTGGAGAGGTGTCTGGCTCTGGGATACCGCTATCCGGAGGTCACCGGCTGGATCCGGGCCAGGACCGAGGACCTCAAGCTGGTAAAGGAAATGGGGCTCAGGGAGACCGGTATCCTTACCTCCTGTTCCGACTACCACATCTTCCTCAAGCTAGGGAAGACCCGCCGGGAGGCGCTGGAGGGGTATCTGGCCATCGTTAAGGAGGCCCTCTCGCTGGGGATCGTGCCCCGGTGTCATTTCGAGGATGTCACCCGGGCGGACATTTACGGATTCGTGGTGCCCTTTGCCATAGAACTCATGAAGCTCCGGGAGGAATCCGGAATAGATGTCAAGATCCGGCTGTGTGACACCCTGGGGCTGGGGGTTCCCTTTCCCGAGGCGGCTCTTCCCCGGAGCGTGCCCAAGCTGGTGCGGGTCCTCATCGAGGAGGCCGGGGTGCCGGGGGAGCTTCTGGAGTGGCACGGGCACAACGACTTTTACAAGGTGGTCATCAACGCCACCGCGGCCTGGCTTTACGGTTGCGCGGCGGTCAACTGCGCCCTCCTGGGATTCGGAGAGCGCACGGGAAACACCCCGCTCGAGGCCATGATCTTCGAGTACATATCCCTGCGCGGGACTCACAACGGAGTGGATACCCGGGTAATTACCGAGATCGCCGACTACTATCGGGAGGTGCTGGGCGAGAAGATTCCGGCCAACCAGCCCTTCGTGGGCTCGGAATTCAACGCCACCCGGGCCGGCATCCACATCGACGGTCTCCTCAAGAACGAAGAGATTTACAATCCCTTCGACACCAAAAAACTCCTCAACCGTCCCGTCGGGATCATCATCACCGACAAGAGCGGCACCGCCGGTATCGCCTACTGGATCAATACCCACTTTCACCTGAAGGGAGACAAACAGATCGACAAGCGTCATCCCGGAGTGGCCAAGATTTACAAGCACATCATCAAGCAGTACGAGGCCGGGCGCATCACCTCCATCTCCAACGAAGAGATGATGCAGTTGGTGCGCAAGTACATTCCGGAACTCTTCGTCTCCGACCTGGATCGCATGAAGGCCCGGGCTGAGAAGCTTCTCACCAGTCTCGCCGAGGAGCTTGCCGAACGCTCCGAGATCCGTTCCATGGATCCGGAGAAAATCGTTCCGGTCCTGCGGGAGTTCCTGGAGGAACATCCCTACATTCAGTTCATCTATGTGGTGAACAGCGAGGGGCGACGCATCACCCCCCTCATAACCCATGTGGAGGATCGGGGACGCTACGAGCACCTCCTCAAAGACGAGGACTATTCGGATCGGCCCTGGTTCCTGGAACCCTTTAAGACCGGGCGGGTGTATGTGTCGGACTTTTATTCCTCGAAGGTTACCGGAGCCCTGTGTCTGACCGTCTCGGCCCCCATCCGGGACAGATACGAGGAGATCGTGGGCATCCTGGGCATGGACATACGCTTTAAAGAGCTTCTCAAGATGGAGGAGGAGGACGAGGAGGAGCATACTTGA
- a CDS encoding mechanosensitive ion channel family protein: MGTLKRILTYPLWQTGGITFTLLGFIKFLLILGLGVFFLRYFRRRAERFFIGRFQASASAINSLTTLIYYALLVILLLVALSSAGLNLTQVGLIFGALGVGIGFGLQTITSNFISGIILLTEGSLRVGDLVELEDGTLGVVKEINMRSTVLRTFDGQDLIVPNSEFVSKRISTWTYEDDWRRIHIPFGVAYGSDPELVKRVVTEAARKVPLTQEDADHPLQVWFTGFGDSALEFSLAVWIRQSQAKRALTGIKSDYYYAIHRALIEAGIEIPFPQRDLHLKSLSGEAIRNLKTLVGGGHG, translated from the coding sequence ATGGGAACCCTGAAGAGAATCCTTACCTATCCCCTGTGGCAGACCGGGGGCATCACCTTCACCCTCCTGGGGTTTATCAAGTTTCTGCTCATCCTGGGGCTGGGGGTGTTTTTCCTTCGTTACTTCCGGCGTCGGGCCGAACGGTTTTTCATCGGGCGTTTTCAGGCCTCGGCAAGTGCGATCAATTCCCTGACCACTCTCATTTACTATGCCCTCCTGGTGATACTGCTTCTGGTGGCGCTCTCCAGCGCCGGGCTCAACCTCACCCAGGTGGGCCTCATATTCGGGGCCCTCGGCGTGGGTATCGGTTTCGGGCTCCAGACCATAACCAGCAACTTCATCTCCGGCATCATACTGCTCACCGAGGGGAGTCTTCGGGTGGGCGACCTGGTGGAACTGGAGGACGGCACCCTGGGCGTGGTCAAGGAGATCAACATGCGTTCCACCGTGCTCCGGACCTTTGACGGGCAGGACCTCATCGTGCCCAATTCGGAATTCGTCTCCAAGCGCATCTCCACCTGGACCTACGAGGACGACTGGCGCCGGATCCACATTCCCTTCGGGGTGGCCTACGGAAGTGACCCCGAACTGGTGAAACGGGTGGTCACCGAGGCGGCCCGGAAGGTCCCCCTAACGCAGGAGGACGCGGATCACCCCCTGCAGGTGTGGTTTACCGGGTTCGGCGATAGCGCCCTGGAGTTTTCGCTTGCGGTCTGGATCAGGCAGTCCCAGGCCAAGCGGGCCCTGACCGGCATAAAGAGCGATTATTACTACGCCATCCACCGGGCCCTCATCGAGGCGGGCATCGAGATCCCCTTCCCGCAGAGGGATCTTCACTTAAAGAGCCTCTCCGGCGAGGCCATCCGGAACCTTAAAACCCTTGTGGGAGGAGGCCATGGATAA
- a CDS encoding MBL fold metallo-hydrolase: MARFSKNRAPKTFPLRVSFPPPEVLEEDFLLCFLGHNTVFLRAGGRTLLFDPILGPIGGVLRRRTPPPLSPESLPSPDLVLVSHAHLDHLDRPTLKRLSGDFTLVAGVGTHRYLERNRLVELDWLEERVIFGVRILGLPVQHWSQRGLFDHNRSLWLGFLVEVAGLRLFFGGDTGYFRGFREIGAEFGPFDLALLPCGAYEPRELMAPFHMTPEEAVQAALDLRAEAAVPLHWGAYFLGDEPPEEPPQRFAEEARRRGLRARVLYPGEILRLDRSL; encoded by the coding sequence GTGGCCCGGTTCTCCAAGAACCGGGCCCCGAAGACCTTTCCGCTTCGGGTGTCCTTTCCCCCGCCCGAAGTCCTCGAGGAGGACTTCCTCCTCTGTTTCCTGGGGCACAACACGGTATTCCTCAGAGCGGGGGGACGAACTCTTCTTTTCGACCCCATCCTGGGGCCCATAGGGGGCGTCCTGCGGCGCCGTACCCCTCCCCCGCTTTCCCCTGAATCCCTGCCTTCCCCGGATCTGGTGCTCGTCTCCCACGCCCACCTGGATCATCTGGATCGTCCCACCCTGAAACGCCTTTCCGGGGACTTCACCCTGGTGGCCGGGGTGGGGACGCACCGGTATCTGGAGAGGAATCGTCTGGTGGAGCTGGACTGGCTTGAGGAGCGGGTGATTTTCGGGGTGCGGATTCTGGGGCTTCCGGTTCAGCACTGGTCGCAGAGGGGGCTTTTCGATCACAACCGAAGTCTCTGGCTCGGGTTTCTGGTGGAGGTGGCCGGATTGCGTCTCTTTTTCGGGGGAGACACCGGATACTTCCGGGGGTTCCGGGAAATAGGGGCGGAGTTCGGGCCCTTTGATCTGGCCCTTCTTCCGTGCGGGGCCTACGAACCGAGGGAGCTGATGGCGCCCTTTCACATGACCCCGGAGGAGGCCGTGCAGGCGGCCCTGGATCTGCGGGCCGAAGCAGCCGTCCCCCTCCACTGGGGGGCCTACTTTCTCGGGGACGAACCCCCGGAGGAGCCTCCTCAACGATTCGCCGAAGAGGCCCGGAGAAGGGGCCTCCGGGCTCGGGTGCTCTATCCGGGGGAGATCCTCAGGCTCGATCGTTCTTTATGA
- the folK gene encoding 2-amino-4-hydroxy-6-hydroxymethyldihydropteridine diphosphokinase gives MRAYLGLGSNLGDRAGNLHRALEYLSATPGVRLGRVSSLYLTEPVGFSSPNWFYNLVVTVETSLSAWELVSRGLEIELRLGRRRGRECGDRVLDIDLLFYGDLILREEWVQVPHPRLHERAFVLAPLCEIAPDLRHPVFGKTVRELWENLENRERVVRMGSLTGVLPKRERWK, from the coding sequence GTGCGGGCTTACCTCGGCCTGGGTTCCAACCTGGGAGATCGGGCCGGAAATCTGCACCGGGCCCTTGAGTACCTTTCCGCTACACCGGGAGTCCGTCTGGGGAGGGTCTCTTCCCTCTACCTGACCGAACCGGTGGGGTTTTCCTCACCGAACTGGTTTTACAACCTGGTGGTGACCGTGGAAACCTCTCTCTCGGCCTGGGAGCTGGTGAGCCGGGGGCTGGAGATAGAGCTGCGGCTGGGCCGAAGGCGAGGAAGGGAGTGCGGAGACCGGGTGCTGGACATAGACCTCCTTTTCTACGGGGATCTGATCCTCCGGGAAGAGTGGGTACAGGTGCCCCACCCCCGCCTGCACGAGCGGGCCTTCGTGCTGGCACCTCTTTGCGAGATAGCCCCGGACCTCCGGCATCCCGTTTTCGGTAAGACCGTGCGGGAGCTGTGGGAGAATCTCGAAAACAGAGAGAGGGTGGTCAGGATGGGTTCTCTCACGGGTGTCTTGCCGAAAAGGGAAAGGTGGAAGTAA
- a CDS encoding Uma2 family endonuclease: MRPGMMALAENLPRYTWEDYRLWKGRWELIEGVPYAMAPLPSFEHQIVSGRIHVELVRALEGCPHCVALLPVDWKIDEHTVVQPDNLVVCGKLPPNPPLEKAPILIFEVLSPSTILKDRNLKFRLHERAGVKYLVLVDPARSEAEIFELKEGRYALPEKVRNEKVRFDLGVCEMEFDFGKIFPGGG; this comes from the coding sequence ATGAGACCGGGGATGATGGCCTTAGCTGAAAATCTTCCACGATATACCTGGGAGGATTACCGCCTGTGGAAGGGCCGCTGGGAGCTCATCGAAGGGGTGCCCTATGCCATGGCTCCCCTGCCTTCCTTCGAACACCAGATCGTGAGCGGCCGTATTCATGTGGAGCTCGTGCGGGCGCTTGAGGGATGTCCCCACTGCGTAGCTCTTCTTCCGGTGGACTGGAAGATAGATGAGCACACCGTGGTCCAGCCCGACAACCTCGTGGTTTGCGGTAAGCTTCCGCCGAATCCTCCCCTGGAAAAAGCGCCGATCCTGATCTTTGAGGTGCTTTCTCCTTCCACGATCCTCAAGGATCGTAATTTAAAATTCCGGCTTCACGAAAGGGCCGGGGTAAAGTATCTGGTGCTGGTGGATCCTGCACGCTCCGAGGCCGAGATCTTTGAACTAAAAGAGGGTCGCTACGCCTTACCTGAAAAAGTCCGGAACGAGAAGGTTCGTTTTGATCTGGGGGTCTGTGAAATGGAATTCGATTTCGGGAAGATTTTTCCGGGAGGTGGATAA